The genome window CCATTCGTCCTGGGCGCAGATCCGCGCGATGCGTCTGCGCTGCTCCTCGGGCGGGACCTCGACCCAGCCCGGCTCCCAGGTGAGGTCGTCCACGGGATGCCACGGCACACCGGTCGCGCGGCTGATCCGCTGGGCCGCGGTCGACTTGCCCGATCCGGTGACGCCGTAGACCACGATCCGGCGCGCGATCCGATCGGCCACGGAAAGGACCATACCGAAGCAGCGCACCGGTCCGGCGCCGCCGTTCCGGGCTCAGCCGCCGAAGGCGGCGGCGTTCTCCCGCACCCACCGGGCGAAGTCGCGCGCGGGCCGCCCGGTGACCTCCCGCACCGTGGGCAGCACCGTCCCGCCCATCCCGGCCGGGTCGGTCCGCATGGCGAGGAAGAACTCGATGTCCTCGGCCGAGTAGCCCTCCGCCCGCCACTGCGCCAGGACCTCGTCGCGGGTGAGTTCGACGTAGCGCACCTCGCGCCCCAGCACCTCGCTGATCGTTCGCACCTTCTGCGGTGGGGTCAACGCCTCCGGCCCCGTCAGCCAGTACTCCTGCCCGGCGTGTCCGTGCTCGGTCAGGGCCGTCGCCGCGACGGCGGCGATGTCGGCCTCGTGGATCATCGCGCTCCTGGACTCGGCGAACGCCTCGCGGACGACGCCCTCCTCCCGCACCGGACCGGCCCACTCCAGGGCGTTGCACATGAACTCCACCGGCGCCAGGTACGTCCAGTCGAGGCCGCCCGCCTCGACGGCGAGCTCCAGCGGGCTTTTCGACACATCGCCCTTGAGGACGGTCACCTCGCGCACCCCGCTCGCCACCGCGAGCTCGACGAGGTCCTCGCCGTTGGCCAGAGGTGAGAAGTCCGCGCCGTCGAACGTGATCAGGTGGGCGGCGCGGACGCCGTCGAAGGCGGGCGCCAGGCCGGCGGTGTCGGTCAGGTCGCCGGCGAACACCTGCGCGCCCGCGGGCAGGTCCGCCCGGGCGGGGTCGCGGGTCAGGGCGCGCACCCGGTGTCCGTCGGCGAGCAGCTGGCGGACGAGGTGGCGTCCGACGTTTCCGGTGGCTCCGGTGACGAGGATCGTCTTGGGGCTGTTCATGCCGCCGACGCTAGGAACATCGGCGGTCAGTTCCTGTCCTCGCGGAAGCATTTTTCCTGTCGAGTCGCCGATGTGCGGCAAGACCGAACGGAGCGACGCCGCCGGACGTCCGGCCGCGCCGCCGACCGCTTGTAGCCCTGAACTACCAGCAACGTGGCAATGACGTATCCGCCCGCGCATCGCCGCCGGAGGCTCCCTAAACCACCGGCGCCGTGCACGACAGTGGACGATCCGCCGAAGTTGGTCTTCGCCGTTGTACAAATCGACACCTTGGCCGCCCGCCGTGACGGGGCTCACGATGTCCGGCAACCGCAGTCGGACCACCGAGGAAGGGGTCGCAGTTGTCAGGCACGGAGGGGTCCTCGCTCAGCAGCGGGCTGCGCCAGCGGCACCTGAGCATGATCGCGATCGCCGGGGTGATCGGCGCCGGGCTGTTCGTCGGCAGCGGCGCGGCCATCAGCGAGGCGGGGCCCGCCGCGCTGGTCTCCTACGCGCTGGCCGGCGTCCTGGTGGTGCTGGTGATGCGGATGCTCGGTGAGATGTCGGCGGCCAGTCCCGCCACCGGGTCGTTCTCCGCCTACGCCGAGCAGGCGCTCGGACGCTGGGCCGGCCTGTCCATCGGCTGGCTGTACTGGTGGTTCTGGGTCGTCGTGCTGGGCATCGAGGCCACCGCGGGCGCCGAGATCGCCAACCGGTGGGTGCCCGGTGTCCCGCAGTGGGTGTGGGCGCTGCTCATCATGCTGGTGCTGACCGCGACGAACCTGTACTCGGTGCGCTCGTTCGGGGAGTTCGAGTTCTGGTTCGCCGCCATCAAGGTGGCCGCCATCGTCGGGTTCATCGCCCTCGGCGCGGCGGCCATCCTCGGGCTGCTGCCCACGGTGCCGAGCCCCGGCATCAGCAACCTTGTCGGCCACGGCGGTTTCATGCCCTTCGGCGCGAGCCCGGTGTTCGGCGGGCTGGTCGTGATCGTGTTCTCCTTCTTCGGCGCCGAGATCGCCACGATCGCCGCGGGCGAGTCCGACAACCCCGGCCGCGCGGTCCGCGCCGCGGTGCGGTCGGTGGTGTGGCGGATCCTGGTCTTCTACATCGGCTCGATCGCCGTCATCGTC of Saccharopolyspora erythraea contains these proteins:
- a CDS encoding NmrA family NAD(P)-binding protein: MNSPKTILVTGATGNVGRHLVRQLLADGHRVRALTRDPARADLPAGAQVFAGDLTDTAGLAPAFDGVRAAHLITFDGADFSPLANGEDLVELAVASGVREVTVLKGDVSKSPLELAVEAGGLDWTYLAPVEFMCNALEWAGPVREEGVVREAFAESRSAMIHEADIAAVAATALTEHGHAGQEYWLTGPEALTPPQKVRTISEVLGREVRYVELTRDEVLAQWRAEGYSAEDIEFFLAMRTDPAGMGGTVLPTVREVTGRPARDFARWVRENAAAFGG
- a CDS encoding amino acid permease translates to MSGTEGSSLSSGLRQRHLSMIAIAGVIGAGLFVGSGAAISEAGPAALVSYALAGVLVVLVMRMLGEMSAASPATGSFSAYAEQALGRWAGLSIGWLYWWFWVVVLGIEATAGAEIANRWVPGVPQWVWALLIMLVLTATNLYSVRSFGEFEFWFAAIKVAAIVGFIALGAAAILGLLPTVPSPGISNLVGHGGFMPFGASPVFGGLVVIVFSFFGAEIATIAAGESDNPGRAVRAAVRSVVWRILVFYIGSIAVIVTLLPYDSAEVAKSPYVAVLDQIGLPAAATVMDVVVFTSVLSCLNSGLYTASRMAYSLSRRGQGPAAVARVSKRGTPVLAVLGSTVVGFVAVAFNYLSPDTVFLFLVNSSGATALLVWLVIAFSQLRLRRHYQRTDPARLTLRMWGYPYLTWITIAGIAAVLAGMALEGETRVQLLLTLLVAAALVTIGIVHQRRTPVAQPEFAPARD